One window of the Athene noctua chromosome 5, bAthNoc1.hap1.1, whole genome shotgun sequence genome contains the following:
- the GLRX2 gene encoding glutaredoxin 2 — protein MGNSLPTSVGLSNDAAVNQIQEIISDNCVVIFSKTTCIYCKMAKKLFEGMNVNYTAVELDMSTNGSQFQDILEQMTGGRTVPRVFVNGTFVGGATDTQRLHEEGKLLPLVHQCQVKRKS, from the exons ATGGGGAATAGCCTGCCTACTTCTGTAGGACTGTCTAATGATGCTGCTGTGAATCAAATACAG GAGATTATTTCAGACAACTGTGTGGTGATTTTCTCTAAAACAACATGCATCTACTGCAAAATGGCAAAAAAACTGTTTGAGGGTATGAATGTAAATTATACAGCTGTAGAACTGGACATGAGTACAAATGGAAGTCAGTTCCAGGACATTCTTGAACAGATGACTGGTGGCAGAACA gTCCCAAGAGTGTTTGTCAATGGGACTTTTGTTGGAGGTGCTACAGATACTCAGAGGCTTCATGAGGAAGGCAAACTGCTTCCATTAGTTCATCAATGtcaagtgaaaagaaaatcctga
- the RO60 gene encoding RNA-binding protein RO60 gives MEEENQVQLLNEKQVPNSENGYVWHVTDMNRLQRFLCFGSEGGTYCIKEQKLGFENAEALVRLIEEGRGCEVVQEIKTFSQEGRAAKQEPLLFALAICSQCSDAKTKQAAFKAVSEVCCIPTHLFTFIQFKKDLKEGMKCGMWGRALRKAVADWYNGKNGMAVASAVTKYKQQSGWSHKDLLRLSHLKPATEGIAIVTKYITKGWKDVQEAYKDKAVSAETEKLLKYLEAVEKVKRTKDELEVTHLIEEYGLVREHLLTNHLKSKEVWKALLKEMSISVLLRNLGKLTANSVLEPRGSEVAIVCERLRNEKLLKKGRIHPFHILVALETYKAGHGSRGKLWWRPDEDILEALDASFYKTFKTVEPTGKRFLLAVDVSASMTQKVLGSMLNASTVAAAMCMVVARTEKDSHTVAFSHEIVPCPVTADMTLPQVLVKMYEIPMGTTDCSLPMIWAQKTQTAADVFIVFTDNETFAGNTHPATALREYREKMGIPAKLIVCGMTSNGFTIADPDDRGMLDICGFDTGALDVIRNFTLDLI, from the exons ATGGAGGAGGAAAACCAAGTGCAACTCCTGAATGAAAAGCAGGTGCCGAACTCTGAAAATGGTTATGTGTGGCATGTCACCGATATGAATCGACTGCAACGTTTCTTGTGTTTTGGTTCAGAAGGTGGTACTTATTGCATCAAGGAGCAGAAGCTGGGCTTTGAAAATGCAGAAGCTTTAGTAAGACTTATTGAAGAGGGCAGAGGTTGTGAAGTTgttcaagaaataaaaacatttagtCAAGAAGGCAGAGCAGCAAAACAGGAGCCCCTGCTTTTTGCTCTTGCAATTTGCTCGCAGTGTTCTgatgcaaaaacaaaacaagcagcatTTAAAGCTGTTTCTGAGGTGTGTTGCATACCAACCCATCTCTTTACTTTCATCCAATTCAAGAAAGATCTGAAAGAGGGCATGAAATGTGGCATGTGGGGCCGTGCACTGAGGAAAGCTGTTGCAGATTGGTACAATGGAAAGAATGGCATGGCTGTTGCTTCAGCAGTTACAAAATATAAACAACAAAGTGGTTGGTCTCATAAAGATCTTCTGAGGCTGTCCCACCTAAAACCTGCCACTGAAG gaATTGCTATAGTCACTAAATATATCACCAAAGGGTGGAAAGATGTCCAAGAGGCTTATAAAGACAAAGCAGTTTCTGCTGAGACTGAAAAACTCTTAAAGTATCTGGAGGCTGTGGAGAAGGTAAAACGCACAAAAGATGAATTGGAAGTTACTCATTTAATAGAGGAATATGGCCTAGTTAGAGAGCATCTCCTGACCAACCATCTAAAATCCAAAGAG GTTTGGAAGGCATTGCTGAAGGAGATGTCCATTTCTGTATTGTTGAGAAATTTGGGAAAGCTGACAGCAAATTCAGTGCTTGAACCACGAGGTTCAGAAGTGGCAATAGTATGTGAAAGACTGAGAAATGAGAAACTGCTAAAAAAG gGTAGAATACATCCATTCCATATTTTGGTTGCATTAGAAACTTATAAAGCTGGACATGGAAGCAGAGGGAAGCTTTGGTGGCGTCCTGATGAAGACATTTTAGAAGCTTTAGATGCCTCATTTTACAAAACTTTCAAG acTGTTGAACCAACAGGAAAACGCTTCTTACTTGCAGTTGATGTCAGTGCATCAATGACACAAAAAGTTTTGGGCAGCATGCTCAATGCTAGCACGGTTGCAGCAGCAATGTGTATG GTTGTAGCACGTACTGAGAAGGATTCCCATACTGTTGCCTTTTCACATGAAATCGTCCCTTGCCCAGTGACAGCTGATATGACATTACCTCAAGTATTAGTGAAAATGTATgaa attcCAATGGGTACCACTGATTGTTCCCTTCCAATGATATGGGCTCAAAAAactcagacagctgctgatgtCTTCATTGTATTTACTGATAATGAGACCTTTGCTGGAAATACTCATCCTGCAACAGCTCTTAGAGAGTACAGAGAG AAAATGGGTATTCCCGCTAAATTGATTGTATGCGGAATGACCTCAAATGGTTTTACGATTGCAGATCCAGATGACAGAGGCATGTTGGATATATGTGGCTTTGATACCGGAGCTTTGGATGTTATTCGAAACTTCACTTTGGATTTGATTTAA